A DNA window from Centroberyx gerrardi isolate f3 chromosome 5, fCenGer3.hap1.cur.20231027, whole genome shotgun sequence contains the following coding sequences:
- the LOC139911875 gene encoding V-type proton ATPase subunit S1-like: MRREEGFLPADHPFRRLLQPYGWPPLHSPDRWRRKLLQTAGAAVPFPPLQVLSNGKPCILFRVRKLWIRYLSQKQLDLSRAASAPHLDTRGSVCSKDRATLVMRFGDVEDLRGLSIRLQLSSSFYESSGQRWFSVDGVSLLYNVSEEAAFNASELFAPSSSSYHCLHVSSLQRRSGLLQPSSERARRWTVSFTDFQIQAFDVASGRFSTASDCATFLTPAILMGLVTSLILLLVLAYALHMVIHLKHIERYDERKAAVYLPRSPERPERCSVADVRQLAANFWCAGSFSSELGLNDVREASSFLRCCVQVSVFLRLVPVYIKETVNEEESGWSEQRTRA, translated from the exons atgaggagggaggagggtttTCTACCTGCTGACCATCCGTTCAGACGACTGCTGCAG ccttatGGCTGGCCTCCTCTCCATTctccagacagatggaggaggaagttGCTTCAGACGGCCGGAGCTGCagttcccttccctcccctgcAG gtgtTGTCCAATGGGAAGCCCTGCATCCTGTTCCGGGTCAGGAAGCTGTGGATCCGCTACCTGAGCCAGAAGCAGCTGGACCTGAGCCGGGCCGCCTCCGCTCCGCACCTCGACACCAGAGGCTCCGTCTGCAGCAAGGACCGGGCCAC GCTGGTCATGAGGTTTGGAGACGTGGAAGATTTGAGGGGCCTGTCCATAAG ACTGCAGCTGTCCAGTAGTTTCTACGAGTCTTCGGGTCAGCGCTGGTTCTCGGTGGACGGCGTCTCTCTGCTCTACAACGTTTCTGAAGAGGCTGCGTTCAACGCCAGCGAGCTGttcgctccctcctcctcctcctaccacTGCCTGCACGTCAGCAGCCTGCAGCGCCGCAGCGGCCTGCTGCAGCCCAGCAGCGAGCGCGCCCGCCGCTGGACCGTCAGCTTCACCGACTTccag ATTCAGGCGTTCGACGTTGCCTCTGGTAGGTTTTCGACGGCCAGCGACTGCGCCACCTTCCTGACGCCGGCCATCCTGATGGGCCTCGTCACCTCGCTCATCCTCCTGCTGGTGCTGGCCTACGCCCTGCACATGGTCATCCATCTGAAACACATCGAGCGCTACGACGAACGCAAGGCCGCCGTCTACTTACCCCGGAGCCCAGAGCGGCCTGAGCGCTGCTCCGTGGCCGACG TTCGGCAGCTGGCTGCGAACTTCTGGTGCGCTGGTTCTTTCAGCTCGGAACTGGGATTGAACGACGTGCGGGAAGCTAGCAGCTTCCTGAGGTGCTG TGTGCAGGTCTCCGTCTTCCTGCGGCTCGTCCCAGTCTACATCAAGGAAACTGTGAACGAGGAAGAGTCAGGTTGGTCAGAGCAGCGCACGAGAGCGTGA